In Curtobacterium sp. MCPF17_002, one genomic interval encodes:
- a CDS encoding NAD(P)-dependent alcohol dehydrogenase: MTSIQRQRVSVLLGTQDLTVEDRPVPEVDPGDVLVRVAAVGVCGSDVHYYRHGRIGDFVVEEPLVLGHELSGTIVAVGDGVDEARVGERVAVEPQRPCHRCAQCLAGRYNLCPHMRFYATPPIDGAFAEFVTIESEFAHTLPDAVSFEAGALLEPLSVGIAAVRKARIVPGSSVLIAGAGPIGIICAQAARAFGASRIVVSDLVAERRERALQYGATEVVDPTVVSVASDLVPVDAFIDASGAPRAVSDGIKAVGPAGAAVLVGLGNSEMTLPVEHIQNLEVTVTGIFRYTNTWPVAIELVASGQIDLDSLVTGRFGLDDVRDALESDTDPASLKSVVYPGGVPA, encoded by the coding sequence ATGACCTCCATCCAGCGCCAGCGCGTCAGCGTGCTGCTCGGCACCCAGGACCTCACCGTCGAGGACCGCCCCGTCCCCGAGGTCGACCCCGGCGACGTGCTCGTCCGGGTCGCCGCCGTCGGCGTGTGCGGCTCCGACGTGCACTACTACCGGCACGGCCGCATCGGGGACTTCGTCGTCGAGGAGCCCCTCGTCCTCGGCCACGAGCTCTCCGGCACGATCGTCGCCGTCGGGGACGGTGTCGACGAGGCCCGGGTGGGCGAGCGCGTCGCCGTCGAACCGCAGCGGCCCTGCCACCGCTGCGCCCAGTGCCTGGCCGGCCGCTACAACCTCTGCCCGCACATGCGCTTCTACGCGACGCCGCCGATCGACGGTGCCTTCGCGGAGTTCGTCACCATCGAGTCCGAGTTCGCGCACACGCTGCCCGACGCCGTCTCGTTCGAGGCGGGTGCGCTCCTCGAGCCGCTCTCGGTCGGGATCGCCGCCGTCCGCAAGGCGCGCATCGTCCCCGGATCGTCGGTCCTCATCGCCGGCGCCGGGCCGATCGGCATCATCTGCGCGCAGGCGGCGAGGGCGTTCGGCGCGTCCCGGATCGTCGTGAGCGACCTCGTCGCGGAACGCCGCGAGCGCGCCCTGCAGTACGGGGCCACCGAGGTCGTCGACCCCACCGTGGTGTCGGTCGCGTCCGACCTCGTGCCGGTGGACGCGTTCATCGACGCCAGCGGTGCACCCCGTGCGGTCTCCGACGGCATCAAGGCGGTCGGCCCGGCGGGTGCTGCGGTCCTCGTCGGCCTCGGGAACTCCGAGATGACGCTGCCCGTCGAGCACATCCAGAACCTCGAGGTCACCGTCACCGGCATCTTCCGGTACACGAACACGTGGCCGGTCGCGATCGAGCTGGTCGCTTCCGGGCAGATCGACCTCGACTCGCTCGTCACGGGACGCTTCGGCCTCGACGACGTCCGCGACGCCCTCGAGAGCGACACCGACCCGGCCTCCCTCAAGTCGGTCGTCTACCCCGGCGGCGTCCCCGCCTGA
- a CDS encoding MFS transporter yields the protein MTAPLSAAVPQRTDRRALVSWALWDWGSAAFNAVVTTFVFSTYLASRAFVDPSLVADTSAAGTALVERELAHNAAVVSTALTIAGIVVALVAPAIGRLADSSGHRRRSVLIATIGVTLSIGGMVFVAPSQPYLLLGAALLGIGTVAYEIASVGYNAMLGQVAPGEQKGRVSAIGWAAGYFGGIVLLVVLLLLCIQDFGVPGVAGLLQLPATVASGQWDVRIAIGIAAVWMAISSIPLFVTVPEAARVRTRTGGVFAAYADLGRDIARLWRERRNVLAFLLASAVFRDGVGAVFTFGGIIAAQVFGFSPSQVILFAIAANVVAGVATFVSGWLDDRFGSRAIITVSLVGLVLTGLGVFLIGTATEGFWILGLTLAVFVGPVQASSRAYLSRLATPGREGELFGLYATTGRAASFLAPALFGVAVTIGGSTRFGIIGVVVVLVAGLVLMAFVPREPAAAGPFRA from the coding sequence ATGACGGCTCCACTCTCGGCTGCAGTGCCGCAGCGCACCGACCGGCGCGCGCTCGTGTCCTGGGCGCTGTGGGACTGGGGTTCCGCAGCGTTCAACGCGGTCGTCACCACCTTCGTCTTCAGCACCTACCTGGCGAGCCGGGCGTTCGTCGACCCCTCCCTCGTCGCCGACACCTCCGCCGCCGGGACGGCACTCGTGGAGCGCGAACTCGCGCACAACGCGGCCGTCGTCTCCACCGCGCTGACCATCGCCGGCATCGTCGTCGCCCTCGTCGCCCCCGCGATCGGCCGCCTCGCGGACTCCTCCGGACACCGCCGCCGGTCCGTCCTCATCGCGACCATCGGTGTCACCCTGTCCATCGGCGGCATGGTGTTCGTCGCGCCGAGCCAGCCGTACCTGCTGCTCGGAGCCGCCCTCCTCGGCATCGGCACCGTCGCGTACGAGATCGCGAGCGTCGGCTACAACGCCATGCTCGGCCAGGTCGCACCCGGCGAACAGAAGGGGCGGGTGTCCGCCATCGGCTGGGCGGCCGGCTACTTCGGCGGGATCGTGCTGCTCGTCGTGCTCCTGCTCCTCTGCATCCAGGACTTCGGCGTCCCCGGGGTCGCCGGGCTCCTGCAGCTCCCCGCGACCGTGGCGTCCGGGCAGTGGGACGTCCGCATCGCGATCGGCATCGCCGCCGTGTGGATGGCGATCAGCTCGATCCCGCTGTTCGTCACCGTGCCCGAGGCCGCGCGGGTCCGCACCCGCACCGGAGGCGTCTTCGCCGCCTACGCGGACCTCGGGCGGGACATCGCACGGCTGTGGCGGGAGCGACGGAACGTCCTCGCGTTCCTGCTCGCGAGCGCGGTGTTCCGTGACGGTGTCGGCGCCGTGTTCACCTTCGGCGGGATCATCGCCGCGCAGGTGTTCGGCTTCAGCCCCTCGCAGGTGATCCTGTTCGCCATCGCCGCGAACGTCGTCGCGGGCGTCGCGACCTTCGTGTCCGGGTGGCTCGACGACCGGTTCGGTTCCCGGGCGATCATCACGGTGTCGCTGGTCGGGCTCGTGCTCACCGGGCTCGGCGTGTTCCTGATCGGCACGGCGACCGAGGGCTTCTGGATCCTCGGTCTCACGCTCGCGGTGTTCGTCGGGCCGGTGCAGGCGTCGTCGCGGGCGTACCTCAGCCGGCTCGCGACGCCCGGCCGCGAGGGAGAGCTCTTCGGCCTCTACGCCACCACCGGTCGGGCGGCGTCGTTCCTCGCGCCGGCGCTGTTCGGCGTCGCCGTGACGATCGGCGGCTCGACACGGTTCGGGATCATCGGCGTGGTGGTCGTGCTCGTCGCGGGGCTGGTGCTCATGGCGTTCGTGCCGCGGGAGCCGGCCGCCGCGGGGCCGTTCCGCGCGTAG
- the glmU gene encoding bifunctional UDP-N-acetylglucosamine diphosphorylase/glucosamine-1-phosphate N-acetyltransferase GlmU, giving the protein MTDQRIAVVVLAAGQGTRMKSSTPKVLHRLAGLPLIAHVLRTASSLSPEHVAVVVRHERERVAAEVVERAPDAIVVDQDDIAGTGRAVEVAVQALPADFDGAVVVLSGDVPLLDADSLRRLVDAHVGGAHAVTLVSAIAPDPTGLGRVVRGVDGAFVGVVEHKDATAEQLGITETNAGIYAFDVTQLRAVLPSLTTANAQGEKYITDAPSLIAGRGGLVDVVTLTDPWLVAGINDRAQLSDAARELNARIVRRHQLAGVTVQDPATTWIDLDVSIEPDAEILPGTQLIGATAIAAGAVVGPDTTLRDTEVGAGAVVNRVDATLAVIGDGASVGPFAYLRPGTILGDQGKIGTFVETKNAKIGRGSKVPHLSYIGDTEVGEDSNIGANTITANYDGVNKHRTEVGSNVRTGSHNVFVAPVRIGDGAYTGAGTTVRKDVPAGSLAISYAPQRNTDGWVEQHRPGSPAAEAARRANGE; this is encoded by the coding sequence ATGACCGACCAGCGGATCGCCGTCGTCGTCCTCGCCGCCGGGCAGGGCACACGCATGAAGTCGTCCACCCCGAAGGTGCTGCACCGCCTCGCCGGCCTGCCGCTCATCGCCCACGTGCTGCGGACGGCGTCGTCCCTCAGCCCGGAGCACGTCGCGGTCGTCGTCCGGCACGAGCGCGAGCGGGTCGCGGCCGAGGTCGTCGAGCGCGCGCCCGACGCGATCGTCGTCGACCAGGACGACATCGCCGGCACCGGTCGTGCGGTCGAGGTCGCCGTCCAGGCACTTCCCGCCGACTTCGACGGTGCCGTCGTGGTGCTCTCCGGCGACGTCCCGCTGCTCGACGCCGACTCGCTCCGTCGCCTCGTTGACGCGCACGTCGGCGGTGCACACGCCGTCACGCTCGTCAGCGCCATCGCTCCGGACCCCACCGGTCTCGGCCGGGTCGTGCGCGGTGTCGACGGTGCGTTCGTCGGCGTCGTCGAGCACAAGGACGCCACCGCCGAGCAGCTCGGCATCACCGAGACGAACGCAGGCATCTACGCGTTCGACGTCACGCAGCTCCGCGCGGTGCTGCCGTCGTTGACCACGGCGAACGCCCAGGGCGAGAAGTACATCACCGACGCGCCGAGCCTCATCGCCGGCCGCGGCGGCCTGGTCGACGTGGTCACGCTGACCGATCCGTGGCTCGTCGCGGGGATCAACGACCGCGCGCAGCTCTCCGATGCCGCACGGGAGCTCAACGCCCGCATCGTCCGCCGTCACCAGCTCGCCGGTGTCACCGTGCAGGACCCGGCCACGACGTGGATCGACCTCGACGTGTCGATCGAGCCCGACGCCGAGATCCTCCCCGGAACGCAGCTCATCGGCGCCACCGCGATCGCAGCCGGTGCCGTCGTCGGTCCGGACACCACCCTCCGCGACACCGAGGTCGGTGCCGGAGCCGTCGTGAACCGCGTCGACGCCACACTCGCCGTGATCGGCGACGGCGCCTCCGTGGGGCCGTTCGCCTACCTGCGGCCGGGCACGATCCTGGGCGACCAGGGCAAGATCGGCACCTTCGTCGAGACGAAGAACGCGAAGATCGGCCGGGGCAGCAAGGTTCCCCACCTGTCCTACATCGGCGACACCGAGGTGGGTGAGGACTCGAACATCGGGGCGAACACGATCACCGCGAACTACGACGGCGTCAACAAGCACCGGACCGAGGTCGGGTCGAACGTCCGTACAGGCTCGCACAACGTGTTCGTCGCCCCGGTTAGGATTGGTGACGGGGCGTACACCGGCGCGGGTACGACCGTCCGCAAGGACGTACCGGCCGGGTCGCTGGCCATCAGCTACGCCCCACAGCGCAACACCGACGGATGGGTCGAGCAACACCGGCCCGGTTCGCCGGCGGCCGAGGCTGCTCGGCGCGCGAACGGCGAATAG
- a CDS encoding ribose-phosphate diphosphokinase — protein MSGIKTTGQKRLVLVSGRAHPALSAEIAEELGVELVPTDARTFANGELYTRFDESVRGCDAFVIQSHTAPINEWLMEQLIIVDALKRASAKRITVVAPFYPYARQDKKGRGREPISARLVADLFKAAGAHRIMSVDLHAAQIQGFFDGPVDHLFAMPVLLQHFQEILDPSTLTVVSPDMGRVRVADIWSEKLGAPLAIIHKRRDPLVPNQVTVHEIVGDVSGRVCLLVDDLIDTGRTIAKAAEALKEAGATGVVVAATHAVFSDPATELLQSEFIDRVVVTDTLPVPEDKRWDRLEVLPIAPLIARAIHEVFDDGSVTSMFDGAA, from the coding sequence TTGTCCGGAATCAAAACGACCGGCCAGAAACGACTCGTCCTCGTCTCAGGGCGAGCACACCCGGCGCTCTCCGCCGAGATCGCCGAAGAACTCGGTGTCGAGCTCGTCCCGACCGATGCCCGGACCTTCGCGAACGGTGAGCTCTACACCCGCTTCGACGAGTCGGTCCGCGGCTGCGACGCGTTCGTCATCCAGTCGCACACGGCGCCGATCAACGAGTGGCTCATGGAGCAGCTCATCATCGTCGACGCCCTGAAGCGCGCCTCGGCGAAGCGCATCACCGTCGTCGCGCCGTTCTACCCGTACGCCCGTCAGGACAAGAAGGGCCGCGGGCGTGAGCCGATCTCGGCCCGTCTCGTCGCCGACCTGTTCAAGGCCGCCGGTGCCCACCGCATCATGAGCGTCGACCTGCACGCCGCGCAGATCCAGGGTTTCTTCGACGGCCCCGTCGATCACCTGTTCGCGATGCCCGTGCTGCTCCAGCACTTCCAAGAGATCCTCGACCCCTCGACGCTCACCGTCGTCTCGCCGGACATGGGCCGCGTGCGGGTCGCCGACATCTGGTCCGAGAAGCTCGGCGCGCCCCTCGCCATCATCCACAAGCGTCGCGACCCGCTCGTCCCGAACCAGGTGACCGTGCACGAGATCGTCGGTGACGTCTCCGGTCGCGTGTGCCTGCTCGTCGACGACCTCATCGACACCGGCCGCACCATCGCGAAGGCGGCGGAAGCGCTCAAGGAAGCCGGCGCCACCGGCGTCGTCGTCGCCGCGACGCACGCCGTGTTCTCGGACCCCGCGACCGAGCTGCTGCAGAGCGAGTTCATCGACCGGGTCGTCGTCACGGACACGCTGCCCGTGCCGGAGGACAAGCGCTGGGACCGGCTCGAGGTCCTGCCGATCGCTCCGCTCATCGCCCGCGCCATCCACGAGGTCTTCGACGACGGCTCCGTGACGTCGATGTTCGACGGTGCTGCTTGA
- a CDS encoding putative protein N(5)-glutamine methyltransferase, translated as MTSPARDALAARLRAAGSVFAEDEADLLLEAGDGDPARLRSLVQRRLGGEPLEYVLGWAAFDGHRIRVTPGVFVPRARTTVVVDQAARRLQRYDRVVDLCCGAGAISVALLGRVGALDLVASDIDPDAVSAAAENIGDRGIVVEGDLFAPLPDRFRGVVDVIAVNAPYVPTSSIAMMPSEARDHEHRVALDGGSDGLDLHRRIAAGAGEWLRRGGSVVIEVSVAQAAESVAVFEASGFAASVESDDDVDGTCVVATRAD; from the coding sequence TTGACCTCACCCGCGCGTGACGCGCTCGCGGCCCGGCTCCGGGCCGCGGGCAGCGTCTTCGCCGAGGACGAGGCAGACCTCCTGCTCGAAGCCGGCGACGGGGATCCGGCACGCCTTCGCTCGCTCGTGCAACGACGCCTGGGCGGCGAACCCCTCGAGTACGTCCTCGGATGGGCGGCGTTCGACGGGCACCGCATCCGCGTGACGCCCGGTGTCTTCGTGCCACGTGCCCGGACGACCGTCGTCGTCGACCAGGCTGCTCGCCGACTGCAGCGGTACGACCGCGTCGTCGACCTCTGTTGCGGGGCGGGAGCGATCTCGGTGGCGTTGCTCGGTCGCGTCGGAGCCCTCGACCTCGTGGCGTCCGACATCGACCCGGACGCGGTGAGCGCCGCGGCGGAGAACATCGGCGACCGCGGCATCGTCGTCGAGGGTGATCTGTTCGCGCCCCTGCCGGATCGGTTCCGTGGCGTGGTGGACGTCATCGCCGTGAACGCGCCGTACGTGCCCACGTCGTCGATCGCGATGATGCCGTCCGAAGCTCGTGACCACGAACACCGGGTCGCGCTCGACGGCGGCTCCGACGGGCTCGATCTGCACCGGCGCATCGCCGCGGGTGCGGGGGAGTGGCTCCGGCGGGGCGGCTCCGTCGTGATCGAGGTGTCGGTGGCCCAGGCTGCCGAGTCCGTTGCGGTGTTCGAGGCATCCGGGTTCGCCGCGTCGGTGGAGTCCGACGACGACGTCGACGGCACCTGCGTCGTGGCGACCCGCGCGGACTGA
- a CDS encoding molybdopterin-dependent oxidoreductase: MTTDQQTEATPTDHQNALPAARWFAAAAGLVAAASFFAAAELGALVLGGAGSPLIAVGSAVIDLAPHGAKDLMVSLFGTGDKVALFVLMGVIVVVVSAAAGILERVRPPFGALVFAVGGVLSLIAVSTRSGSGTFDGAPSVLGVAAAIIVLRVLAQRLRRWEAAAAVPSVAPRPASTERRAFLAWGIAAAAVAVVVGTASRLGSSAMQATAAARRAIRLPSPATSAPAVPAGASLDVAGITPYVTPNADFYRIDTALRVPSVDTADWRLRIHGAVDHEVELTWDDLLALPMEEHHATLSCVSNEVGGDLIGNALWLGYPIRHLLERAGPHAGADMVLSRSVDGFSAGTPLDVLQDDGTAALLAVGMNGEPLPPEHGFPVRMVVPGLYGYVSATKWVVELEVTRFADAQGYWTPRGWSERGPVKVESRIDTPRAGSTVKAGSPVAIAGVAWQPHTGVKGVQVRIGDGSWQDATLADSVSADTWRQWVYRWTPTKGSHRIQVRATSADGEVQTSVERPPAPNGASGWHTVEVRAS; the protein is encoded by the coding sequence GTGACCACTGACCAGCAGACCGAGGCGACGCCGACGGACCACCAGAACGCCCTCCCGGCGGCACGGTGGTTCGCCGCAGCCGCCGGGCTCGTCGCCGCCGCGTCCTTCTTCGCTGCCGCCGAGCTCGGTGCCCTCGTCCTCGGTGGCGCCGGCAGCCCGCTCATCGCCGTCGGCTCCGCCGTGATCGACCTCGCCCCGCATGGTGCGAAGGACCTGATGGTGTCGCTGTTCGGCACGGGCGACAAGGTCGCGCTCTTCGTGCTGATGGGCGTCATCGTCGTCGTGGTCAGCGCCGCCGCCGGCATCCTCGAGCGGGTGCGTCCGCCGTTCGGAGCGCTGGTGTTCGCGGTCGGGGGTGTCCTGTCGCTCATCGCGGTGAGCACCCGGTCCGGCAGCGGCACCTTCGACGGTGCGCCGTCCGTGCTCGGTGTCGCCGCGGCGATCATCGTGCTCCGTGTCCTCGCACAGCGACTCCGGCGGTGGGAAGCCGCCGCTGCCGTGCCCTCCGTCGCGCCTCGACCGGCGTCGACCGAGCGCCGGGCCTTCCTCGCGTGGGGCATCGCGGCTGCCGCGGTCGCCGTGGTCGTGGGGACCGCGTCGCGGCTGGGCTCATCAGCGATGCAGGCAACAGCAGCTGCGCGCCGAGCGATCCGGCTGCCGTCCCCGGCGACCTCGGCACCGGCCGTCCCCGCGGGCGCCTCCCTCGACGTCGCCGGCATCACGCCGTACGTGACGCCGAACGCCGACTTCTACCGGATCGACACCGCACTCCGCGTACCGTCCGTCGACACGGCGGACTGGCGACTCCGCATCCACGGTGCCGTCGACCACGAGGTGGAGCTCACCTGGGACGACCTGCTCGCGCTGCCGATGGAGGAACACCACGCCACGCTGAGCTGCGTCTCGAACGAGGTCGGCGGCGACCTGATCGGGAACGCCCTCTGGCTCGGGTACCCGATCCGCCACCTGCTCGAGCGAGCCGGACCCCACGCCGGCGCCGACATGGTGCTGTCCCGGAGCGTCGACGGGTTCTCCGCGGGGACGCCGCTCGACGTGCTGCAGGACGACGGGACGGCCGCGCTCCTCGCCGTCGGGATGAACGGGGAACCGCTGCCCCCGGAGCACGGGTTCCCGGTGCGGATGGTGGTCCCCGGGCTGTACGGGTACGTCTCCGCGACGAAGTGGGTCGTCGAACTCGAGGTCACCCGGTTCGCGGACGCGCAGGGTTACTGGACGCCCCGGGGTTGGTCGGAGCGCGGTCCCGTCAAGGTCGAGTCCCGCATCGACACCCCACGCGCAGGGTCCACCGTGAAGGCCGGCTCGCCGGTCGCGATCGCGGGGGTCGCATGGCAGCCGCACACCGGGGTGAAGGGTGTCCAGGTCCGGATCGGCGACGGCTCGTGGCAGGACGCGACCCTCGCGGACTCGGTCTCCGCCGACACCTGGCGGCAGTGGGTGTACCGGTGGACGCCGACGAAGGGGTCACACCGCATCCAGGTGCGTGCCACGAGTGCCGATGGCGAGGTCCAGACGAGTGTCGAGCGGCCGCCGGCGCCGAACGGGGCGTCGGGGTGGCACACGGTCGAGGTGCGCGCGTCCTGA
- the gndA gene encoding NADP-dependent phosphogluconate dehydrogenase: MADNNGQANIGVVGLAVMGSNLARNLASREGNTVAVYNRTYARTEELIKEHGDAGFIASEDIDDFVASLTKPRTAIIMVQAGKGTDAVISQLAEKFEPGDIIVDGGNANFHDTIRREHDLREKGLNFVGTGISGGEEGALKGPSIMPGGSKEAWETLGPILKSIAAVAEGEPCVTHIGTDGAGHFVKMVHNGIEYADMQLIAESYDLLRRVGGLSVEDLVQVFDEWNKGDLESYLIEITGEILKQQDAETGKPLVDVIRDEAGSKGTGVWTVQNAVGLGIPVSGIGEAVFARAVSSKPTQRAAVQKSVQSRPSIAEVPETFADDIRAALYASKVVAYAQGFDLIIAGAKEYGWDIDLGNVAKIWRGGCIIRAQFLNRIVEAYDKNPTLESLLVDPYFANAVAEGEAAWRRIVGIAAASGIPAPGFSSALSYFDSLASDRLPAALIQGQRDFFGAHTYQRIDKDGTFHTLWSDDDRREVEQEPSTH; the protein is encoded by the coding sequence GTGGCAGACAACAACGGTCAGGCGAACATCGGGGTGGTGGGTCTGGCGGTGATGGGCTCGAACCTCGCCCGGAACCTCGCATCGCGTGAAGGCAACACGGTCGCGGTCTACAACCGCACCTACGCCCGCACCGAGGAACTCATCAAGGAACACGGCGACGCCGGGTTCATCGCATCGGAGGACATCGACGACTTCGTCGCGTCCCTCACGAAGCCGCGCACCGCGATCATCATGGTCCAGGCCGGCAAGGGCACCGACGCCGTGATCTCGCAGCTCGCCGAGAAGTTCGAACCCGGAGACATCATCGTCGACGGCGGCAACGCGAACTTCCACGACACCATCCGCCGTGAGCACGACCTCCGCGAGAAGGGGCTCAACTTCGTCGGCACCGGCATCTCCGGCGGTGAAGAGGGCGCGCTGAAGGGCCCATCGATCATGCCGGGCGGTTCGAAGGAGGCCTGGGAAACCCTCGGCCCGATCCTGAAGTCGATCGCCGCGGTCGCCGAGGGTGAACCGTGTGTGACGCACATCGGTACCGACGGTGCCGGCCACTTCGTGAAGATGGTCCACAACGGCATCGAGTACGCCGACATGCAGCTCATCGCCGAGTCGTACGACCTCCTCCGTCGCGTCGGCGGGCTCTCCGTCGAGGACCTGGTGCAGGTGTTCGACGAGTGGAACAAGGGCGACCTCGAGTCGTACCTCATCGAGATCACCGGCGAGATCCTCAAGCAGCAGGACGCCGAGACCGGCAAGCCGCTCGTCGACGTCATCCGCGACGAAGCCGGGTCCAAGGGCACCGGCGTGTGGACCGTGCAGAACGCCGTCGGGCTCGGCATCCCCGTCTCCGGCATCGGCGAGGCGGTCTTCGCCCGCGCGGTCTCGTCGAAGCCGACCCAGCGCGCCGCGGTCCAGAAGTCCGTGCAGTCGCGGCCCTCGATCGCCGAGGTGCCCGAGACGTTCGCCGACGACATCCGCGCCGCGCTCTACGCGTCCAAGGTCGTCGCGTACGCGCAGGGCTTCGACCTCATCATCGCGGGGGCGAAGGAGTACGGCTGGGACATCGACCTCGGCAACGTCGCGAAGATCTGGCGCGGCGGCTGCATCATCCGCGCCCAGTTCCTCAACCGCATCGTCGAGGCGTACGACAAGAACCCCACCCTCGAGTCGCTGCTGGTCGACCCGTACTTCGCGAACGCCGTCGCCGAGGGCGAAGCCGCCTGGCGCCGCATCGTCGGGATCGCAGCCGCGTCCGGGATCCCGGCGCCCGGGTTCTCGTCGGCGCTGTCGTACTTCGACTCGCTCGCCTCCGACCGCCTGCCCGCAGCGCTCATCCAGGGCCAGCGTGACTTCTTCGGCGCGCACACCTACCAGCGCATCGACAAGGACGGCACGTTCCACACCCTGTGGTCCGACGACGACCGCCGCGAGGTCGAACAGGAACCGTCCACGCACTGA
- a CDS encoding gluconokinase — MTESVVLPPVLVMGVSGSGKSTIGRALADALAAQGEPSVFVDADDLHPAANKEKMRQGIPLDDEDRWPWLVACADRIAEVEASGSRCVMANSALKRVYRDRLREDAPGLVIAFLDGSRERIAERQSHRHHEYMPTSLLDSQFATLERPQPDEAAVDVSIEGSVDDTVATILAALSVTSG, encoded by the coding sequence ATGACCGAGAGCGTTGTCCTCCCGCCCGTGCTCGTGATGGGGGTCTCCGGCTCCGGCAAGTCCACGATCGGGCGGGCCCTCGCCGATGCGCTCGCCGCGCAGGGTGAACCGAGCGTGTTCGTCGACGCCGACGATCTGCACCCCGCCGCGAACAAGGAGAAGATGCGGCAGGGCATCCCGCTCGACGACGAGGACCGCTGGCCGTGGCTCGTCGCCTGCGCGGACCGGATCGCCGAGGTCGAGGCGTCGGGGAGCCGGTGCGTGATGGCCAACTCGGCGCTCAAGCGCGTCTACCGCGACCGTCTCCGTGAGGACGCTCCCGGCCTCGTCATCGCGTTCCTCGACGGTTCGCGCGAGCGCATCGCCGAGCGTCAGTCGCACCGGCACCACGAGTACATGCCGACCTCCCTGCTCGACTCGCAGTTCGCCACCCTGGAGCGTCCGCAGCCGGACGAGGCCGCCGTCGACGTGTCGATCGAGGGTTCGGTCGACGACACGGTGGCGACGATCCTCGCCGCGCTGTCGGTCACTTCCGGCTGA
- a CDS encoding histidine kinase: protein MDTRPTAADAMPTDARWSGRRRFARIGRVLPVAVVQIVGTLVASGFATGAGSAGTVGGPPWARHTLGPGAGVDAVQLGPLAVALLVAGVVVLPWRWRWPRGVLLVTLATTIGYALVVSPRGPFVAALTMALANAWLRGHRAWVLAAAGLSSVVFPTADTVLGRSSLLDLSAVLLCIAWATVTIAVSELVRVRLERVAERRRQRAEAERRRASDERVRIARELHDSVAHSMSLINLQAGVALHLGSELPEQTRESLSNIRDSSRDALVELRTILGVLRAVDAPPDGGHDGDTQAVVGTSERNPTPGLDRVLALVERARAAGIDIRASIDGDPAAISGVTDRNAFRIVQESVTNVMKHAPGHRAEVSVTIGPEVVDLIVEDHPGGPGRLAGSGDQHIGPTGNGIIGMRERANAVRGELRAGPTTDGGWRVAARLPVITADPDARAGATTHGTTEDTA from the coding sequence ATGGACACCCGACCGACGGCCGCCGATGCGATGCCGACCGACGCCCGCTGGAGCGGTCGCCGTCGGTTCGCGCGCATCGGCCGGGTGCTGCCGGTGGCCGTCGTGCAGATCGTCGGCACGCTCGTGGCCTCGGGCTTCGCGACCGGCGCCGGCTCGGCGGGCACGGTCGGCGGACCACCGTGGGCACGGCACACGCTCGGCCCGGGGGCCGGCGTGGACGCCGTCCAGCTCGGTCCACTCGCCGTCGCGCTGCTCGTCGCCGGGGTCGTGGTCCTCCCGTGGCGGTGGCGATGGCCACGCGGGGTGCTGCTCGTCACCCTCGCCACGACGATCGGCTACGCCCTGGTCGTGAGCCCGCGTGGGCCGTTCGTCGCCGCCCTCACGATGGCACTGGCGAACGCGTGGCTCCGGGGACACCGGGCGTGGGTCCTTGCGGCGGCCGGGCTGAGCAGCGTCGTGTTCCCGACGGCCGACACCGTCCTCGGTCGATCGTCGCTCCTCGACCTCAGCGCGGTGCTGCTCTGCATCGCCTGGGCCACGGTGACGATCGCGGTGTCCGAGCTCGTCCGGGTCCGGCTGGAGCGCGTCGCCGAGCGCCGGCGCCAGCGAGCCGAGGCCGAACGCCGGCGCGCGTCGGACGAACGCGTCCGGATCGCCCGCGAACTCCACGACTCGGTCGCGCACAGCATGTCGCTCATCAACCTGCAGGCCGGGGTCGCGTTGCACCTCGGCTCGGAACTGCCCGAGCAGACCCGCGAGTCGCTGTCGAACATCCGCGACTCCAGCCGCGATGCGCTCGTCGAGCTCCGGACGATCCTCGGCGTCCTCCGCGCCGTGGACGCGCCGCCCGACGGCGGACACGACGGTGACACGCAGGCCGTCGTCGGCACCTCGGAGCGGAACCCGACGCCAGGGCTCGATCGTGTGCTCGCCCTCGTGGAACGTGCGCGTGCGGCCGGGATCGACATCCGGGCATCGATCGACGGCGACCCCGCGGCCATCAGCGGCGTGACCGACCGCAACGCGTTCCGCATCGTCCAGGAATCGGTGACGAACGTGATGAAGCACGCACCCGGTCACCGCGCCGAGGTGTCGGTGACGATCGGACCGGAAGTGGTCGACCTGATCGTCGAGGACCACCCCGGCGGCCCAGGGCGCCTCGCGGGCAGCGGGGACCAGCACATCGGACCGACCGGCAACGGCATCATCGGCATGCGTGAGCGCGCGAACGCGGTCCGCGGCGAGCTGCGTGCCGGTCCGACCACGGACGGTGGTTGGCGCGTGGCGGCCCGGCTCCCCGTCATCACGGCGGACCCCGACGCCCGTGCAGGCGCCACGACGCACGGAACGACAGAGGACACAGCATGA